CTTTtgctatttttaatttttttgtaataaatataattcaatTTAACTTACCTGTGTTTATCAAGTTTTTGTTAATTTGTGATATTGTGTGagtgttgttattgttgattGCATTGAgtgtgagttacaaacatacagagaataAAATAGTTGTAAAAGAGTTACCTGCAGGATAAAGGAACTCGCTGTCATTGATtaccatttggaaaaaaatatgGTGATAAAACTAGATCTAAAGTAGAGTGAGAATGAACCCCCTATTTGATCATTCAAATGTCAAGCAGACGTGTCTATGCACATAACCATGAAAGAGACCCCTTGCCAGCCATGACAGAAATGAGACTCttaatatgaatattgatgaataTAGGGATAATATTTAATTGCCAGAATCCAGTAGTGGATATTGAGAAGGATTCTCATTtagatatgaatattcattattttaatattgattttaagGATTGAGCTCCATTTCTATTCATTCATGACTTTCTTCGGAATCCAGCAGAATCCAGTACTGGATAGAACAATGGATTCTAAATGTTCCATATCCAAGGGAATCCACCATTGGATAGTTGATGGATTCTCTAAAGAATCCATAACATATACCACAGGATTCTGTTGGATTCTTACAGTATCCAGCATAGAATCTAAAGGAATCCATGATGGATTCAGCCTTTTTCACACAGTGTTAGACCCCTTTGGGAAATGTCTGTCAATAAGGTGGAGGAATTGGTTTCCGATATATGATTTGACGTTTTTACTGTACGGTGGGTTAAACCAGACTCGTCTATTCTTCCTTCTTACTTTATCACCACCTTTACTTATATATGTCATACCATCTTCATACCCGCTATTTTTGAGTGTTTCTGTATAGACAGGGGCTGCAGAGTTGAACACACTTTCATCACAGTATATGTCAGATAACCTCTTGCTCACTGCTGCAGGAAGATGCTCGATGATTGATGGAGGGTGGTTCGATTTAGAGTGAATAATACTGGGTGGTCATTCGATTTCCTATACGGGTAGTATTTTCCGCTGGTAAGATTCAATGTGATATCTAGGTAGTTGACAATCTTCGGATTATACTCTATAGTTATTTTCAAGCCGGCGTCATGGAAACTCTTGGTGATATCCTTCTTCATTCTTTCTGCCTTCCTCCCTGACATATTTTTGAGGACAGCTAGGCCGTCATCTCTGTATAATCCAAAATTCTCTTTATGGCATTTCTTGGCAAGGGTGTTAAGCATATAGAGGCCAACTAGTGCACATACCTCAGCGCCATCATAGCTACCCATTGTTACGTCGAACATATCCTTGTTATCCCTTTTGACCCATGGTACATTATTgtcaaacaggggtgatttTCGTGCATGTATAATTATCTGAACATCCTGGTCTGAAATTTCTGTGTGCTGTTTAACGAACATTATAGATTTCCGAAGAAGATCTTCTGTAATTGATGGATACAAAATTGACTATATCGAAGCCAACAAGTGTGTGCAGGGATTTATCTCGCAAAATGGTAAATAAATACCAATTGTTCATCCATATTGCTACTTTAACACTTCATTGAGAGTAAAATAGACTATATCTGGCTTTGACATGGTGTCTGCGAACATATGGACCTGTTGATATAAATGCTCCCAAAGTGCCTGTGAACTGTAAACCACTCAGTATTTCACCATGTAACAGGCTTTAGGTGATTGACAACCacaatttacatttaaaaaattttAAACTGCTATCATTAAATGGTACCTTCTACtgaattttaatcttttttcatttgtgtgtatactGATTTTAATTACTCCAGTGAACAACTTGATTAGCAAACCGATCTCTCTTGTTAGTCTGCGTGGTAAGGCtagtatttacatttacattgtatatactaaaAGCTAGTACAGAAGCTTACAATATTTTTACAACCATATACAGTGGAGAAGTTTcttcacaacaacaacaacaacaacaacaacaacaacaacaacaacaacaacaacaacagtataATATTAGTCTTAATAAAATGATTGAAATTTCTCTCAACTGGTCTTTATATACGTGTCACTATAAAGGTGCCATGTAATGTAAATCCAAACTATATTGTCTCCTATTCTATTTTGAAGGCAATTTATCACCATTATAATTGGATGTTTTCTGCATTAGTTCCAGCAGTGGTTATCCTTAATTGCATGTAAATTGGTGGCGTACGCAGCATACAGTTTTCAGTTCAATTTTGAAAGAGGCTGAATGTCTGACCATAAATTATATCTACGCATCAGGTAAGTAGGTGTAAGATTTGACGTAATTCaatcgatgacgtcatttatgcGTATCCATGACGTCACTGCATTTGGTATGATTGTTTAACTTTCACCTAGAATGACAATATTCCAATACAGTAAACATGATGTTTATGTGTGTTGTATACCTGTATTGTTCTTTTCTACAGTATAATTTACAGTAGGTTCTATTAATAACCCATATACtactagtctatctgctagacctcggattttcttccgatagaatacgacacacgcccgaacatcgctatcgaggatggaacatccaaggtctagcaattgtcatcaggatatagataactgccaatcagagaaccgtattagcgacaagcacaaacagaggacaatagctaatttttcatgcatattcatcttaaggaggggcttgtaaaaataaacacCAATGAGTTAACtaaagtgtgtgaatgacaacgtctacacactcatcaaacacaattaccataaactgataagacatagtaatgacataaatgtgtttatcAACACCTGCACGcggagattgaatatattaaagtatatatatgcatacatggcccaacccactaatctcaaatgacattagctagactgttcgggcaagccctcactgcgaacttcgttcgcttatagtgtcgaaagaaagcccgaacgtctagcagcaagactaatatACTACCCGCTACGATTGTTTAACAAACCGTGTTCAGTTGATCTTttatgacctttaacctcatCTGACTTAAAGGTCACGTGCTATCTGTTATTTACAGTCATGATACAAATCACGCGATGCTCTACAAATTGTCACATTCATCGATGTTTGTTAAAGCTGCATTAGTTGTAAATGGAACTGTTATTAGTCCAACTACAAGACATGAACACTGGGAATTCTTGAAACAATGTATTGAAAGGTGTATAGCAAAATTCACAATACCGTTAAGCTTTCCTGTTTAACCAATAAGAAATTTGAAATGCTACACTTtgagatagcaagattgaatgagtacagtttcttgctacattttgtctaagtgaaatgaactacacatgcgcACCATACAGACATCCAATGAACACTACAAAGGACATTTTTACGTGCAATTCATCGACTGTTTGATACTAAGGAAATCATCGGCGCCCAAATGTCTGTGCGTAGTTGtgatacatttattatttattatttcatttagactaaatatAGCATAAAAATGTGATCTAGCTATTGAGATGTGGCATATGACGTTTGTTGttggtttctgtatggttgtaataaacagaaaaactgaatggtattgtgaaattcattcTAATAGAGTTCTGCAATAGAGtaacactttcatttattttatcatcaaCACATAGATACTGTTAATTGTGTTAGATTAAATGTTACGGATCAAGTGCTATGTATAATATTACTCACTATGTTGTCTAGTATACATTCATAATACAATCAATGAAATTTATAGATTCAGACACAAATTCTCAGCAGCTAACATTCTAATAATAacacaattattataataatggatttatatattttattctgaGATATACTTTATTAGCTGTAACCATGTCCCATGGAATTAATACAAATCATTGCACTGAATgtcatacactactaaaaaacTAAGTTCTCAGTGATCCAAGCAACTATTGATCATCtttaatataaacaaattaGTTTTCTGTTATAGAGATACGCGTGTATCTTTTGAATTGATCACAGTGAAATAACTACatcattcatttcaaaaattGAAGTTAAGACGCCATacattaaattctttgtttgtatAGGGTAGGTTCTACAATTCCACAATTCAGGGTAATCGGTACCACACAATTACTTTAGTAGGCCTAATCAATTACTTAAAAACATGTCATTCTAAGACTGTACCTCTAAAGTCATTATTTAGTATCTTTAGTAATCCAATAATATGTACAAAGTAAATTATATCAAACTTGAAGACTACACAAGCAATTGTGAGAAATGTATCATTACTACATTAATATGGTAAAATTTCTATATTTGATCAATTTGTATACAAACTCAGctacttgtttgtttgtcaggGTATTTCACTAATCATAAACTACACTGGATAAAATATAACCATGTAAAACAAATCTTCCATATAATGATAATAAGTGTTCTGAATTAGTTTGAGAATAAAACTATTCTACTCCTAGATATTACTAGATGATATTccgcaatatttttctttgttcggccaaggaaaatatggattacctaagggtctttgtcactatgaatCGCTAAGCCAGTTTGTTCAAGGAAAACAACAGTGATCTAAGGAAGCTTTTTTCGCAGTCattagacgagtagtgacaaatccCTTGGGTAACAAGTAtttcaggctgaatgaagaaaaacattgcagaataacataattatatcagcgccagtaatatcaaagaaaaaatagtAAGGATATTTTTGGACGttctgactcatatttcgaatacagcagaaccagAGACGTCGAcacgtgttgttgtgacatagaacgaccagagtatatattccattatATTTGTTGAACTTGGTTCATGTATGCTATAATGTCACTCATCGTCCTCTTCTCCCTGGTTTACGTCTTTGTACTTCTCTCACTCCTCGTCCTCCACATCGTTATCCTCGTCATTGTCACTAGAATGAgcgtcattatcatcatcatcatcatcatcatcatcatcatcatcaacaacatctTTGAACATGTTTCTAATGATTTGAATGCAGTCATCTCGTTTCATTCTTTCTAGGATTTTTATCAAATTCTCAAAGGTACTTTCCAGGTATATAGTTTCCCCTCTTACTTGGAACTCTGTTTCCCGTTTGGCTAAAACACCTTTGGCGCCATCACCCTCAGTTGACAATTTAGGCCGCTTTCTTTCAGCACATCTTTTACTCCATTCCTCTAGGATGTATCCAGTCACTGGTTCCCTAGCTCTTCCAGCAATTGCTTCAAAACCTCTGACATCTTTGTACCCAATCCCCATCAATTGAGCCATGTATGGATACGTGTTGACATCTGGTCGCTCCATATCCATAGACATTGTGAACAGCTGTCTTTGTTGATTTAGCATCCAATTCACATCACAGTTGTAGCCCTTCCGAATTAAAAAGGTCTTGTCATACCCTTGACATAGCAGATCCGTAATACTTTCTACTTTGCCACTTGTAGCATCATATACACCCTCTCCCCTTTCTTCTGCCTCAATAACTGCTTCCTCTGTATAGTAACTGATATCATCTTGGGTACTATGATTTCGAAGTGATTGGTCACTCAGAATACACTTGTCTACACTGGTACCCGGACTGGTGATTTGTAACATGTCGTCCACATCTTTCGTGATTGAGTCGATAAGTTGTTGACATTGACCCAAGTCTGCCTCAGTTGTTGCTCTTACACAGATATGAACAGCTGTTCTGTTTTTGGTCAGATACACCAATGCTTCCACTGCTTGTGTCACCCGGATTCCGTTCTTCCATATTCCACTTGGTGGATGTCCGGCTTCAGTGAAAGTGTTGTTAAGACGAGTCTGAAGTCTTGGGAAGAAACCAGCAGAGAAACTATCGGTTTCATCATGGCACTGAATTCTACGACCTCGATAAATGTGATGTACGTCACTTTTTTGCCATTGGTCTGGTGGCATGGTGTCTTCTAACAGCCCAGGGATTATAAACTCTCGGATCCTATCAGTAGCAACTCGGTCACGGGGAACTTCGAACAGAAGCTCAAATTTTTCCAAGAGATGAACCAATAGCTTAATGTCAGCCTGTTCACCAAATACACTCTCAAGGTCCTCCTTGCTGTAGAACTTCTTTCTTGGCAACCTCGTAGTATATTGAACAAACTGTTCAGAGGCAAGCATTGGACCAAATATTCTACTACACAACCATTGGGGCTCCAAGACAACGACGTCTTCAGAAACACATGTGCTGTGGATGTAAAGaatctgagagagagagagagagagagagagagagagagagagagagagagagagagagagagagagagagagagagagagagagagagagagagagagagagagagagagagagagagagagagagagagagagagagagagagagagagagagagagagagagagagagagagagagagagagaagtttGTATGGGGATGTTATAACACTAATTCCATGGATTAAGTCGacaatgctctgctactaatattgtatGGAACACTGTTCTCTCCGGAGAGAcacttatatgaatatatttatatatattagaagaagaataaataaaaatgatttaaGGAAAGGTACGTCACGCTATATTAATCACTTCCTATATTGTATCTCTGTCGCATCACCGCATATGTAATATCATGTCCCATAAACTTAAACATTATATTGATCAAATGTGTGGCGCCGATCGTCACTATTTCCAATCATCATAAAAGTATCCACTTGCTTACAACTGATCTTCATAGAATgatgaatatttacaatttcCACAGTTAAAATTACTTTCATggatatacatatgtactgtatGATTATAATACAATTAATAGTGCAATCCACACCTCTCCCATATCATCCAGATAACTTGTTGCCTGTTTCAGGAATGCTTCATCAACTACCGGGTCGATTTCTTTAACCCTTTGAAGATACATATTCCAATAAAGGACAGGGAACTTTGAACAATCAGACCATGTTTTCTTTTTCTCCAGGATTTCGGCACACAGTTTCGGAATTGTCTTTCTTTTCTGGAACGTcagaaaatatgataaaaacaacagaatttTACAGGAATCAAATATTGGGCATGCAACATTTCAGTAAATATCACATGACTTGCAATTGGTGATGTTACCCAGTCATGCATTATGGAGTTGCCTTATGACACTGTTCTTTGAGTGCATGCGTTGAACGATAAATGTATTTTGACAGTAGGTATGAAAGAGTGTCCCCACCCCATTTAGATAGTGTCTAGGTTATCCTGCCTTCTCCAGAACTAGAACTAGTTTCAGGTGTCGCCCATAGGTTCGAGTGCCGCCCCTCCATGCATGAACTGATTTCAACACGCAATAGAACACGAATCAAATACTGGTTATGTGACATTTCAGAAAACTTTATATAATTTGATGATGTTACCAAGTCATGTATTATATGGGTTTGACTTGTATTTATGAAGTAATGGGTCGATTTATTTAAcccatttaatatatatatattccaataCAGGACAGGGAACACTGAACCGTCAAACCATGTTTTCCTTTCCTCCATGATTTTGGCACACAATTTGGGAATTGTCTTTCCTTTCTGGAACGTCAAACAAATATGATTAACTATGAACTGAAACATGCAAGGGAACTTTACACGAATCAAATACTGGGCATGtgaaattttcagaaaatatcATATGACTTGATGATGTTACCCAGTCATGTATTATTGAGTCGCTGTTCTTTGAGTTCATGCATGTGTTGAACAATGGAATGTCTTTTGATAGTTGGAATAGAAGAGTGCCCCCACCCCATTTAGCTAGTGTCTGGGTTATATTACCTTCTCCAGAATTAGAACTAGTTTCATGTGTCCCCCATAGTTTCGGATGCCGCCCTCCATGCATGAACTGATTTGTTAGATGCTTTAGGCCTAAACTGCAAAATTAGATGTAAATTATTCAGAGAATTACCACTATCTAATCCTGCAATGTTCtaacattaaaatatacatacatacatacatacatacatacatacatacatacatacatacatacatacatacatatatacatatatacatacatacatacatacatacatacatatatacatacatacatacatacatacatacatacatacatacatacatacatacatacatacagacagtgaTTTCAGCACATATTATTTTCAGTAACAACTCATATGCTATATTACTACTGTGAGAATAAACCACATAACACTCTGGACATTCATTTCTCTATGTCTAGATGTGTATGCTATATGTTAGTACATGCAGTACAGTCGCTAAATTTTCCTCCTTCACTACATCACCGAATCTCTCATTTTCACAGCTATAATTATGCATACTAATAAATCCACAACTATACGAAGATTATTAAGTTTGCTGTGTATGTCGTAAAATCATAAAGTGTGGGTAATATATCAAAACGTCCCCTCAGATTTCATAAAAGCAGCGCAAGTGTAGCAACAAGGGGGAGAACTTGGAACTGGTGTTACCTCAAACTGTTAAAATACGGCATCGGGTTTAATCACAACTAGTTTAACATCGAACGATACCTTAATACTACGAAGATGTTCTCGTAGTCTGCGAAGAGCTCCACTTCGTGAATCGTGACAGTTCAATAAGTACGTTTCATCAACTATATTCAGATACTTGCTGAACAGCTTCTTAGCTTCTTGCTGAAATTCTCTGATGACACATTCAGCTGAAATGAATGGGAAGAGTAAAGAGAAAAGTTTAACTTGTCATATAGAATACTGGAGAATTTTGAAAATGCAAAGCAATATCTGAGAATCTAGTATTTGGAAAAGATTTATAAGTTACGTGATACAGCTACAAGGTTTGTGAATGGACCTCCTTAGTTTGGATATTATGTGGTTGGTTTAGGAGGT
This portion of the Glandiceps talaboti chromosome 19, keGlaTala1.1, whole genome shotgun sequence genome encodes:
- the LOC144450179 gene encoding death-associated protein kinase 1-like isoform X1, translated to MPRLTEGEQLVHQAVKDGNISQLQNLLDNGHKLDAKDENGWQTIHWATGRGQLDMVKFLFENGCDLQALTKNNYQPVHLAAGNGSIDVIKYLIQHGCKLDAIDEDGLQPTYYATGKGQLDMVKFLFENGCDLQAMSKDGWQPIHLAADKGQLDMVKFLFENGCDLQALTKDVLQPIHYAARKGHLDMVKFLFENECDLQALTKDGWQPIHYAADKGQLDMVKFLSENGCDLQAMTESGYTPMMLMESNKLRTILKYRYSHLMKEPGVDTDVMKLHICGYGGVGKTTLKESLQRGWWWQAWVTQRNKETPPPPGQDDYVLTPGIDVCNADLPVVGKMCVLDYGGQPEFYITQSMFLGARNALFVIMFEITHTVADRPMKSQYLADKQKNEVFTWLRYIKAANEASEEEIKSEISKPTVILVASRADMIKPEYKEEAECVIREFQQEAKKLFSKYLNIVDETYLLNCHDSRSGALRRLREHLRSIKKRKTIPKLCAEILEKKKTWSDCSKFPVLYWNMYLQRVKEIDPVVDEAFLKQATSYLDDMGEILYIHSTCVSEDVVVLEPQWLCSRIFGPMLASEQFVQYTTRLPRKKFYSKEDLESVFGEQADIKLLVHLLEKFELLFEVPRDRVATDRIREFIIPGLLEDTMPPDQWQKSDVHHIYRGRRIQCHDETDSFSAGFFPRLQTRLNNTFTEAGHPPSGIWKNGIRVTQAVEALVYLTKNRTAVHICVRATTEADLGQCQQLIDSITKDVDDMLQITSPGTSVDKCILSDQSLRNHSTQDDISYYTEEAVIEAEERGEGVYDATSGKVESITDLLCQGYDKTFLIRKGYNCDVNWMLNQQRQLFTMSMDMERPDVNTYPYMAQLMGIGYKDVRGFEAIAGRAREPVTGYILEEWSKRCAERKRPKLSTEGDGAKGVLAKRETEFQVRGETIYLESTFENLIKILERMKRDDCIQIIRNMFKDVVDDDDDDDDDDDDNDAHSSDNDEDNDVEDEE
- the LOC144450179 gene encoding death-associated protein kinase 1-like isoform X2 — encoded protein: MPRLTNGWQTIHWATGRGQLDMVKFLFENGCDLQALTKNNYQPVHLAAGNGSIDVIKYLIQHGCKLDAIDEDGLQPTYYATGKGQLDMVKFLFENGCDLQAMSKDGWQPIHLAADKGQLDMVKFLFENGCDLQALTKDVLQPIHYAARKGHLDMVKFLFENECDLQALTKDGWQPIHYAADKGQLDMVKFLSENGCDLQAMTESGYTPMMLMESNKLRTILKYRYSHLMKEPGVDTDVMKLHICGYGGVGKTTLKESLQRGWWWQAWVTQRNKETPPPPGQDDYVLTPGIDVCNADLPVVGKMCVLDYGGQPEFYITQSMFLGARNALFVIMFEITHTVADRPMKSQYLADKQKNEVFTWLRYIKAANEASEEEIKSEISKPTVILVASRADMIKPEYKEEAECVIREFQQEAKKLFSKYLNIVDETYLLNCHDSRSGALRRLREHLRSIKKRKTIPKLCAEILEKKKTWSDCSKFPVLYWNMYLQRVKEIDPVVDEAFLKQATSYLDDMGEILYIHSTCVSEDVVVLEPQWLCSRIFGPMLASEQFVQYTTRLPRKKFYSKEDLESVFGEQADIKLLVHLLEKFELLFEVPRDRVATDRIREFIIPGLLEDTMPPDQWQKSDVHHIYRGRRIQCHDETDSFSAGFFPRLQTRLNNTFTEAGHPPSGIWKNGIRVTQAVEALVYLTKNRTAVHICVRATTEADLGQCQQLIDSITKDVDDMLQITSPGTSVDKCILSDQSLRNHSTQDDISYYTEEAVIEAEERGEGVYDATSGKVESITDLLCQGYDKTFLIRKGYNCDVNWMLNQQRQLFTMSMDMERPDVNTYPYMAQLMGIGYKDVRGFEAIAGRAREPVTGYILEEWSKRCAERKRPKLSTEGDGAKGVLAKRETEFQVRGETIYLESTFENLIKILERMKRDDCIQIIRNMFKDVVDDDDDDDDDDDDNDAHSSDNDEDNDVEDEE